The Anaerosporomusa subterranea nucleotide sequence TTGGATCCGCTTAAAGACAAGAATCGGCCAGACGGTAAGTTGATTCTTGTCACAGCGATTACGCCGACACCTGCCGGTGAAGGAAAATCGACGACGACAGTCGGTTTGGCTCAAGCCATTGCTAAGCTAGGCCGTCGGGTTGCCGTCGCACTAAGGGAACCGTCTCTTGGCCCGTGTATGGGTGTAAAGGGTGGGGCGGCCGGTGGCGGCTATTCACAGGTCGTACCGATGGAAGACATCAACTTACATTTTACTGGCGATATTCATGCTGTCAGTACAGCCCATAACCTGCTTTCCGCTATGCTTGACAACCATTTGCAGCAGGGCAATGAACTCAATATTGATCCTAGGCGCATCGCGTGGCGACGGGTATTGGACATGAATGACCGCGCCCTGAGAAATATTATTGTTGGACTCGGCGGCAAAGCGCATGGAGTGCCACGCGAGGACGGCTATGACATATCGGTTGCTTCTGAAGTAATGGCGATTTTATGTCTCGCCGGCGATCTAGCTGATCTCAAGGAACGGCTGAGCCGGATCATTGTTGCCTATACCTATGCTGGAGAGCCGGTCACTGCTGGCGATCTGAAAGCTGCTGGGGCCATGGCCGCACTTTTGAAAGACGCGATCAAGCCAAACTTGGTGCAAACGTTGGAGAATGTTCCTGCGTTCATTCACGGTGGGCCGTTCGCCAATATTGCTCATGGCTGTAATAGTGTTACGGCAACTCGGATGGCATTAAAGACTGCTGACTATGTGGTGACAGAAGCGGGCTTTGGCGCTGACCTCGGTGCGGAGAAATTCTTTAATATTAAGTGCCGTTATGCTGGACTCGCGCCCCGGGCAGTCGTCCTGGTCGCCACAGTTAGGGCACTGAAAATGCATGGCGGAGTTGCCAAGCCTGACCTCGCCAAGCCAGATGCGGCGGCGGTCACTCGCGGTGCAGCGAACTTGGCTAAACACTATGAGAATATCGCCAAATTCGGCGTACCTGCTGTAGTTGCTGTCAATATCTTTCCCACTGATAGCCAAGAAGAGTTGGATGCAGTACTCGCTATTTGCCAGAACCTTGGCGCCCCTGTCGCATTGTCAAATGTTTGGGCAGAAGGTGGTGCAGGCGGGATACAATTAGCTGAGATGGTGTTGGCTCTCGCTGACAGTGGTCAGGCGGCGTTTGCGCCGCTTTATCCTCTAGAACTGCCGCTGACGGAAAAGGCCCGCATTATTGCCAAGGAAATATATGGCGCCGAAGATGTTAATTTCACCAAAGAAGCCGAGCAGATGTTAGCTGTCCTCACAAAGAATGGCTATGGGAATCTGCCGGTGTGCATGGCTAAAACACAATATTCATTTTCTGATGATCCGACACGGCTCGGGCGTCCTGAGGGCTTCACGGTCACGGTTCGTCAGGCCCGCATCTCCGCTGGCGCCGGCTTTGTCGTCTTGCTAACAGGCGAGATCATGACTATGCCTGGCCTGCCTAAACGTCCAGCGGCGGAAAACATCGATATCGACGCAAACGGCCGCATTTCGGGGCTGTTTTAGAAACTTAAACGAAATCAGGGGATAGTACGACTAACCACAGAGTACACAGAGGCCGCAGAGGGGACACAGAGGGTTCGAGTTAATGATTTTTTCATAAAATCTAGCAGCCCTCTGCGGACCCTCCGCTTACTCTGCGTACTCTGCGGTTAACGTCTTCGTCTTCTTCTCTAGAATCTCAGGAGGTTTTCATGGCTATAATTCTTGCTGGCGCGCCTGTTGCCGCTGCCCGTCGGGACGCTATTCGCGCCCGCGCCGAGTCTCTACGCCGAAATGGTGTTGTTCCTTGTTTAGCGATTGTATTGGTGGGCGATGATGCCGCCTCTCAGGTCTATAGTCAGCGACTACAAAAGCTTGGTGCGAGTGTTGGTGTGAGCGTTATTCTTGAAAAACTGCCTCAAACGGCGCTTGCAACAGAGGTAGTAACCGTGATTGAACGGTTAAACGCTGATTCTGACATTCACGCCATTTTGCCAATGATGCCGCTACCGCGCCAGATTGATGCGAATTTGGTGGTTGAACAATTGTCACCCCTGAAAGATGCTGATTCATTGCATCCCTTAAACGCAGGACTGGTGGCAACGGGTAAAAGTGCGTGGGCGCCCTGTACTCCGCGCGCTGTGATGGCCATATTAGCACATTATCAGATTCCGCTTGCCGGTCGTCACGCGGTTGTAGTTGGGCGCAGCAATGTGGTCGGCAAACCCTTGGCCAACTTACTGTTAGCCGAGGATGCGACGGTAACGATCTGCCATTCGAAAACAACAGATTTAGCCAAGGTCATCAAACAGGGCGACATTGTCATTGCCGCAGTTGGTCGGCCGAAGCTGATCCAGGCAGATATGATCAAGCAGGGCGCTGTTGTGGTTGATGTTGGTATCAACGAGACGGCTGAAGGCTTGGTCGGCGATGTTGATTATCTGGCGGTTGAGCAGGTCGCTGCCGCGATAACGCCTGTGCCTGGCGGCGTGGGGACAGTCAGCTCAGTCATGGTTATGGAAGCGGTTCTTAACCGCTGGCTAAAAGACGATCCAAATGCATGAAATGGCTATTGCTGCTAGCGTCCTTGACATCGTGTTGGAGACTGCGGCGGCGGCTCAAGCCAATCGTGTTGTTAAGGTGAAGTTGCTGATCGGCGAAATGGCAGGCGTGTCTGGGGAGGCGCTCCGGTTCTGTTTCGACAGTATCACTGAAGGTACACTAGCGGCAGGCGCGGCGCTTTGCATTGACCTCGCACCTCTGATTGGATGTTGCCGCGAGTGTGGCAGTACGTTTCCCGTCTCAGAAGCGCGCTTTATTTGCCCTGCCTGTAGTTCGTTGGTAGTCGATGTGCTTTCTGGACAGGAACTGCGTGTAGAGAATATTGAGGTGGAAGACTAAATGGAAATCCCGGTCAAAACCAACATCCTCGATAAAAATGCAAAGATCGCCAACCGAGTGAATCAGCGTTTGCGAGAAAGCGGCATCATTACGATTAATTTGATGGGCTCGCCCGGATCAGGCAAGACTTCCCTGTTAGAACAGACTATTGTTGGATTGAAGGGCAAATTGAAGCTAGCGGTTATCGAAGGCGACCTATTTACCTCTAAAGATGCGGATCGCATCAACGCTTACGGTGTTCCTGTCATTCAGATCAACACGAGCGGTGGCTGCCACTTAGACGCCTCGATGATTGAACTCGCTTTAACTGATCTAGAATTAAAGGGCGTCGATTTACTGATTATCGAAAAT carries:
- a CDS encoding formate--tetrahydrofolate ligase, with the translated sequence MQSDIEIAQAAKMLPISQVAARLGLDEDLLEHYGKYKAKVSLDPLKDKNRPDGKLILVTAITPTPAGEGKSTTTVGLAQAIAKLGRRVAVALREPSLGPCMGVKGGAAGGGYSQVVPMEDINLHFTGDIHAVSTAHNLLSAMLDNHLQQGNELNIDPRRIAWRRVLDMNDRALRNIIVGLGGKAHGVPREDGYDISVASEVMAILCLAGDLADLKERLSRIIVAYTYAGEPVTAGDLKAAGAMAALLKDAIKPNLVQTLENVPAFIHGGPFANIAHGCNSVTATRMALKTADYVVTEAGFGADLGAEKFFNIKCRYAGLAPRAVVLVATVRALKMHGGVAKPDLAKPDAAAVTRGAANLAKHYENIAKFGVPAVVAVNIFPTDSQEELDAVLAICQNLGAPVALSNVWAEGGAGGIQLAEMVLALADSGQAAFAPLYPLELPLTEKARIIAKEIYGAEDVNFTKEAEQMLAVLTKNGYGNLPVCMAKTQYSFSDDPTRLGRPEGFTVTVRQARISAGAGFVVLLTGEIMTMPGLPKRPAAENIDIDANGRISGLF
- a CDS encoding bifunctional 5,10-methylenetetrahydrofolate dehydrogenase/5,10-methenyltetrahydrofolate cyclohydrolase, producing the protein MAIILAGAPVAAARRDAIRARAESLRRNGVVPCLAIVLVGDDAASQVYSQRLQKLGASVGVSVILEKLPQTALATEVVTVIERLNADSDIHAILPMMPLPRQIDANLVVEQLSPLKDADSLHPLNAGLVATGKSAWAPCTPRAVMAILAHYQIPLAGRHAVVVGRSNVVGKPLANLLLAEDATVTICHSKTTDLAKVIKQGDIVIAAVGRPKLIQADMIKQGAVVVDVGINETAEGLVGDVDYLAVEQVAAAITPVPGGVGTVSSVMVMEAVLNRWLKDDPNA
- the hypA gene encoding hydrogenase maturation nickel metallochaperone HypA, which encodes MHEMAIAASVLDIVLETAAAAQANRVVKVKLLIGEMAGVSGEALRFCFDSITEGTLAAGAALCIDLAPLIGCCRECGSTFPVSEARFICPACSSLVVDVLSGQELRVENIEVED
- the hypB gene encoding hydrogenase nickel incorporation protein HypB produces the protein MEIPVKTNILDKNAKIANRVNQRLRESGIITINLMGSPGSGKTSLLEQTIVGLKGKLKLAVIEGDLFTSKDADRINAYGVPVIQINTSGGCHLDASMIELALTDLELKGVDLLIIENVGNLVCPAEFELGEDSRALVFSITEGEDKPLKYPLIFKRSAAVIINKIDLLPHTAFDMTTLIDDIKAINPSVQIIAVSCHNGEGFGDWLNWLCEQVQRKKK